CTTTTCAAATTTATAAAAGTACCCTTAAAAAATTTCAAGAAACGACAATAAAAAATAAAGAAGATGAGCTTATAAAAAAAGAAGAAGCTGTAAAACTTGCAGTAACAAGCTTAGAGAAGTTTATAGCTGAATGGGAAACAAAAATAGCAAGAATAAATAAAAATATTGCTGATTTAACAAAAATTAAAACAGATATTTTTACACAAATTGCAGAACAGCAAAAAATTTTTGAGCTTGAAAAAAAAGATTTCAACAACCTTGCAGATCTTATTCATCAAGTCGGATCAAAGGGGCATGGTGCTGAAATTTTAAAAACAACATTTAGCAAAGTCGGACAGCGTAGAAAAGCGCTTGATAATGTAATTCCTTTGGAATTACAATCGAAAATAGATGCGCTTAAAGATAGAAAGTCTGAAGTTGACGGAATCCTTTATGGTTTAAGAGAAAATTTAGAAGATGCTTTAGCCAGTTTATTATCCGAAGAAATAGAAAAAATGCAGGATAAAAAAGTTAAAGTCAAAATTGAAAAATTATTAGAAGAATATCGTAAATCTTTGAGTGAAGAAAAAATTTATCTTTTTGATGTTATAACAGATTATCATAAGTTAGGCATAGTCGTTATAGAAAGACAGGAACTTTTAAATGATTTAGAAAAATTTGTTTTATCTCGAGTTTTTTGGATTCAAGATGCTTCACCTATTAATGTTCATATAATAAAGAAAGCCTTAATCGAAATTGGTTCACCTTCTTATTCCAATTCATTGATAAATTCATGGAGATATTTAGTCTCTCCTGAAGTTAAGTTCGTTATAAATCAATATCTAAAAAATTATAATGTTATTTTATTTTCAGTTGTTTTATTTATTTTATTACCTATGATTATGCTTTATTATCGTAAAAGTTTAAATAAATATATCGAAGATCAAGATGAATTAGCTTGTCAGCTTCCGACAATGAGGCAAAAATTATTGTCTATTGTTACAGGAGCTATGCGATCATCTGTCCTTCCGATTTATCTGATTATCGCATCTTTTCTAATTGAATCTTTAAGTTTTAATCCAGATATTAAAACTTTTATTGTTAATTTAATTTATTTCCTATCAATTTTTTGTTTTTTTTGGAATTTTTCTAAATTTCTTTTCAGCCAAAAATGTATTGGACTTCATCAGCTTGGTATACCTGAAGATCTTTCAAAATCTTTCTATATGTCCTTTCGTTTAGCATTAATGGCTTATCTTTTTTTCTTTATACCTTGGATTCTTTTAAAAAATAGGCCTTTTGAATTTGAAGCATTGCCGAGGTTGTTTTATACTTCATTTGAAATATTAATCGTTATTGCAATTTATATGCTTATACGAAAAAGTTCTCCTTTATCTTCTTATATCATGCCTATGTATGAAGGTAAGGACGATGAGGAGGCAGCAAAATTTGAATTGGAGAAAGGTTTTTTTTCAAAACATTGGGGTTTTATAAGCAGAGCTTCAGTTTTATTTATGTTTGTAATCATTGGGCTTGATGTTTTAGGTTTTAGATTTGGAGCTATGCAGCTTTCAATAAATGGATTATTAAGTTTAGGCACAATTTTAATGTTAATAGGGCTTCATAGAGGTATATTAAAAGGAGCCTCTAATATCATTGAGCACGGTAAATTTCAACCGCCGACACAATCTCGTCAAACCATAAGTGAATATAAGGAATACTTGATAAAACAGATTAACAATTTTTTACGGTTTCTTTTTATTATTTTAGGACTTCTTTTTATTGCAACTTATTGGGGGATTAATAAACAAGCTATAAGTGCTTTAAATGAATATTCAATCTACAGTGTAACACTTGCTAATGGAAGTGTTGATTTTGTAAAAGTATCTAATCTTTTATCTGCTATGTTTACAATACTTACAACGTTTT
This is a stretch of genomic DNA from Desulfobacterales bacterium. It encodes these proteins:
- a CDS encoding mechanosensitive ion channel → MKQKIINNLINIIVFGLLFLFNQLIYADTDIFSTTDVSKWQESEIDIQALKSEIESITKLYEAIPADTPVNKVEGQKRNLLGNRIELIQELIRIFERKKQIAESIVNAPMVNSELDKEIEKQRSSKTTTKEPDKPSNEEFERIKAKYEKKASEIVAINEEIKKREKLMLDIPNLILKEKNRYKTSIELSQKIKDSMTTLSDPELKGGALLQIENSKIDAKIAEERIKIWEQELEFEKTNSLTLYKKLDLAKLIYAKEEEAFQIYKSTLKKFQETTIKNKEDELIKKEEAVKLAVTSLEKFIAEWETKIARINKNIADLTKIKTDIFTQIAEQQKIFELEKKDFNNLADLIHQVGSKGHGAEILKTTFSKVGQRRKALDNVIPLELQSKIDALKDRKSEVDGILYGLRENLEDALASLLSEEIEKMQDKKVKVKIEKLLEEYRKSLSEEKIYLFDVITDYHKLGIVVIERQELLNDLEKFVLSRVFWIQDASPINVHIIKKALIEIGSPSYSNSLINSWRYLVSPEVKFVINQYLKNYNVILFSVVLFILLPMIMLYYRKSLNKYIEDQDELACQLPTMRQKLLSIVTGAMRSSVLPIYLIIASFLIESLSFNPDIKTFIVNLIYFLSIFCFFWNFSKFLFSQKCIGLHQLGIPEDLSKSFYMSFRLALMAYLFFFIPWILLKNRPFEFEALPRLFYTSFEILIVIAIYMLIRKSSPLSSYIMPMYEGKDDEEAAKFELEKGFFSKHWGFISRASVLFMFVIIGLDVLGFRFGAMQLSINGLLSLGTILMLIGLHRGILKGASNIIEHGKFQPPTQSRQTISEYKEYLIKQINNFLRFLFIILGLLFIATYWGINKQAISALNEYSIYSVTLANGSVDFVKVSNLLSAMFTILTTFWLIKYLPDIFELTLFNALKLDSGARYAFLTIGRYMFFIIGLILSLSMIKVDLSQVGMLVAAISVGIGFGLQEIVANFISGIILLVERPIRVGDRITIGESSGDITHINIRSTTVRNFDQQEILVPNKDFITKEVINWTLSDRIIRVVVTIGVAYGSDVDKVRDILVKIAKNQREILKKPEPEILFLSHGESSLDFDLRVYIANPRIRLSMIDKLNTLINKEFKANNIEIPFPQRDIHIKELI